The Micromonospora sediminicola genome contains a region encoding:
- a CDS encoding DUF5941 domain-containing protein produces MTLAIVLAAGPAAGRPTEGGEPPADRLAAQWRRAGADDVRIAADLAELADLVAGATGPVLVSGVDLVAHTAVLKHLATSPVGPTVALVLTDPPAAGQATVREERGQVVEAGAVADATGVFGGALRVGPADLPALAEAARRAAGGIPAPASAPDPRPTETASAPGVGAVGGGPLADLDRLVADLAARGTLIFAHRVRLLVAHRAGDAAQRRAAEAQVAAVDEDRAELKLSVKERDDFFTTFFVSTWSPYVTKAAARIGIGPTGVTMVSVAFAVAAAVLFGVGGRPALVAGAVLLYLGFVLDCVDGQLARYTRHFSAWGGWLDTMADRFKEYVVYAGLGYGATHAGFRYGWALALAAMTLQTVRHMTDTWYGALHDEAARRPKVVTGDAGGIGGKLNAASTRVQADTGSVSYWLKRTVVFPIGERWALIALAAALFGPLVALCAVLVWGTLAFAYTGALRTLRARWMKVPVLTTVDAGLHRDDGLLTRTLPTARRPLLVAVVAALGAAGLLVWALWAVHGGRDLPHWAAVFVLVLLLGAAQGARAPHAGALDWLVPAALRAAEYLFAIAVGVAGRAPAWLIFAYVLVLTLHHYDLTARLEKRQSAPPLHAVTLGWEGRSLLLGIALIAGIASIALATLGTYLLVVFVASVVLAWVVLPARARGGAPSPG; encoded by the coding sequence GTGACGCTCGCGATCGTGCTCGCCGCCGGACCGGCGGCGGGCCGCCCCACCGAGGGCGGGGAACCGCCGGCCGACCGGCTGGCCGCGCAGTGGCGCCGGGCCGGGGCGGACGACGTGCGGATCGCCGCCGACCTGGCCGAGCTGGCCGACCTGGTGGCCGGCGCGACCGGCCCGGTGCTGGTCAGCGGCGTCGACCTGGTGGCGCACACGGCCGTACTGAAGCATCTCGCGACCAGCCCGGTCGGGCCGACGGTGGCGCTGGTGCTCACCGATCCGCCGGCGGCCGGGCAGGCGACGGTGCGCGAGGAGCGAGGGCAGGTGGTCGAGGCCGGCGCGGTCGCGGACGCGACCGGCGTGTTCGGCGGCGCGCTGCGGGTCGGCCCGGCCGACCTGCCGGCCCTCGCCGAGGCCGCCCGCCGGGCCGCGGGCGGCATCCCCGCTCCGGCGTCCGCGCCGGACCCGCGACCGACGGAAACGGCGTCCGCGCCCGGGGTCGGCGCCGTCGGGGGCGGGCCGCTCGCCGACCTGGACCGGTTGGTGGCCGACCTCGCCGCCCGGGGCACCCTGATCTTCGCCCACCGGGTACGCCTGCTCGTGGCGCACCGGGCCGGCGACGCGGCGCAGCGGCGGGCCGCCGAGGCGCAGGTGGCGGCGGTCGACGAGGACCGGGCCGAGCTGAAGCTGTCGGTGAAGGAGCGGGACGACTTCTTCACCACGTTCTTCGTCAGCACCTGGTCCCCGTACGTGACGAAGGCCGCCGCCCGGATCGGGATCGGCCCGACCGGCGTGACCATGGTGTCGGTGGCGTTCGCGGTGGCGGCGGCGGTGCTGTTCGGCGTCGGCGGACGGCCCGCGCTGGTGGCCGGCGCGGTCCTGCTCTACCTGGGCTTCGTGCTCGACTGCGTGGACGGGCAGCTGGCCCGCTACACCCGGCACTTCAGCGCCTGGGGCGGCTGGCTGGACACCATGGCCGACCGGTTCAAGGAGTACGTGGTCTACGCCGGCCTCGGCTACGGGGCCACGCACGCCGGGTTCCGGTACGGCTGGGCGCTGGCGCTGGCCGCGATGACGTTGCAGACCGTGCGGCACATGACCGACACCTGGTACGGCGCGCTGCACGACGAGGCCGCGCGCCGGCCGAAGGTGGTGACCGGGGACGCGGGCGGCATCGGCGGGAAGCTGAACGCGGCGTCGACCCGGGTGCAGGCGGACACCGGCTCGGTCTCGTACTGGCTGAAGCGGACGGTGGTGTTCCCGATCGGCGAGCGGTGGGCGCTGATCGCGCTGGCCGCCGCGCTGTTCGGCCCGCTGGTGGCGCTCTGCGCGGTGCTGGTCTGGGGCACGTTGGCGTTCGCGTACACCGGGGCGTTGCGGACGCTGCGGGCCCGCTGGATGAAGGTGCCGGTGCTGACCACGGTCGACGCCGGCCTGCACCGGGACGACGGCCTGCTGACCCGGACGCTGCCGACCGCGCGCCGGCCGCTGCTGGTGGCGGTGGTGGCCGCGCTCGGCGCGGCGGGGCTGCTGGTCTGGGCGCTGTGGGCGGTGCACGGCGGGCGGGACCTGCCGCACTGGGCGGCGGTCTTCGTCCTCGTGCTGCTGCTGGGCGCCGCCCAGGGCGCGCGGGCGCCGCACGCCGGGGCGTTGGACTGGCTGGTGCCGGCCGCGCTGCGGGCCGCGGAGTATCTGTTCGCCATCGCGGTCGGGGTGGCCGGGCGCGCGCCGGCCTGGCTGATCTTCGCCTACGTCCTGGTGCTCACGCTGCACCACTACGACCTGACCGCCCGGCTGGAGAAGCGGCAGTCGGCGCCGCCGCTGCACGCCGTCACGCTGGGCTGGGAGGGGCGTTCACTGCTGCTGGGGATCGCGCTGATCGCCGGAATTGCGAGTATCGCTCTGGCTACACTCGGTACGTACCTTCTTGTGGTTTTCGTCGCGAGTGTGGTCCTCGCCTGGGTGGTCCTGCCGGCCCGTGCCCGTGGGGGTGCCCCCTCGCCGGGCTGA
- a CDS encoding GntR family transcriptional regulator: MINFHVDRSSSVPAYAQLVRQVREALRIGTLRPGDQLPTVRSVVTSCTVNPTTVLKAYRELELSGLVEARQGAGTFVSGTLGHADPHVMARLRGSLARWLGQAREAGLEDEDVQALLASVIGENAALRNKEGAA, from the coding sequence GTGATCAACTTTCATGTCGACCGGTCCAGCAGCGTCCCCGCGTACGCCCAGCTGGTGCGTCAGGTCCGCGAGGCGCTGCGGATCGGGACACTGCGACCCGGGGACCAACTCCCCACCGTGCGCAGCGTGGTGACGTCGTGCACGGTCAACCCGACCACCGTGCTCAAGGCCTACCGGGAGCTGGAGCTGTCCGGCCTGGTGGAGGCGCGGCAGGGGGCGGGCACCTTCGTCAGCGGGACGCTCGGCCACGCCGATCCCCATGTCATGGCCCGACTGCGTGGCAGCCTGGCCCGGTGGCTCGGCCAGGCCCGGGAGGCCGGCCTGGAGGACGAGGACGTCCAGGCGCTGCTCGCCTCGGTGATCGGGGAGAACGCGGCGCTCCGGAACAAGGAGGGCGCGGCGTGA
- a CDS encoding sulfotransferase family protein, whose translation METRFLVDPGGLRDLTDALTDRYDPVVAEDALRRLGEFLTVRLPGRRDDRGRTVPELVGERRYRDAVHQLWPQLIAEVYDEPAPPEGFGNGDRPAGPFAPVSRRRVLPRYFHDRSELVAILRGLVDTLFGGAAADAGKPTWCEKTPFNLLNMDFLWELLPEATIVHITRHPVSVLASHLDQPWAPPTVDGVLAYLKPVYHRWLAWKQAADLAGRRYVEVKAEDLAADWPGQRRALFERLGVDDVVTASTFQSHRLTHRADQFDDETRRSIEEALGPVIPAMGYESGAAS comes from the coding sequence ATGGAGACCAGGTTCCTCGTCGACCCCGGTGGCCTGCGGGACCTGACCGACGCGCTCACCGATCGGTACGACCCGGTCGTGGCCGAGGACGCCCTGCGCCGACTCGGCGAATTCCTCACCGTGCGACTGCCCGGCCGGCGGGACGATCGTGGCAGGACCGTCCCCGAGTTGGTCGGCGAGCGGCGCTACCGGGACGCCGTACACCAGCTCTGGCCCCAGTTGATCGCGGAAGTGTACGACGAACCCGCGCCCCCGGAGGGGTTCGGGAACGGCGACCGGCCCGCGGGACCGTTCGCGCCGGTGAGTCGCCGGCGGGTGCTGCCCCGATACTTCCATGACCGGAGCGAGCTGGTGGCGATCCTCCGGGGCCTGGTCGACACCCTGTTCGGTGGGGCGGCCGCCGACGCGGGCAAGCCGACCTGGTGCGAGAAGACGCCGTTCAACCTGCTCAACATGGACTTCCTCTGGGAGCTGCTGCCCGAGGCGACCATCGTGCACATCACGCGTCACCCGGTCTCGGTGCTCGCCTCGCACCTGGACCAGCCGTGGGCGCCGCCGACCGTGGACGGCGTGCTCGCCTACCTCAAGCCGGTCTATCACCGGTGGCTGGCCTGGAAGCAGGCGGCCGACCTGGCGGGCCGGCGCTACGTCGAGGTGAAGGCGGAGGACCTGGCCGCCGACTGGCCCGGGCAGCGGCGCGCCCTGTTCGAACGGCTGGGGGTGGACGACGTCGTCACCGCGTCCACGTTCCAGTCGCACCGGCTGACGCATCGCGCCGACCAGTTCGACGACGAGACCCGCAGGTCCATCGAGGAAGCTCTCGGCCCGGTCATCCCCGCCATGGGATACGAGTCCGGCGCGGCTTCCTGA
- a CDS encoding TetR/AcrR family transcriptional regulator codes for MVEGSPLRADAQRNRARILDAAEAVFAEFGTRASTEEVARRAGLAIGTVFRHFPTKDDLLTAIMKRLLAQLVEDAGERDLFAFFGHAVAQAAAKKAAVDLLAGSGIDIRVPDALGHLSDAVGRLLTQAQDAGAVAASVRLPEVMALLASLCQGALHGGWDDHLQARTLAVVFAGLKGC; via the coding sequence TTGGTAGAGGGATCGCCGCTACGTGCCGACGCGCAGCGCAACCGGGCACGCATCCTCGACGCCGCCGAGGCGGTCTTCGCCGAGTTCGGCACGCGCGCCTCCACGGAGGAGGTGGCGCGTCGGGCGGGCCTCGCCATCGGCACGGTCTTCCGCCACTTCCCCACCAAGGACGACCTGCTCACCGCGATCATGAAGCGGCTGCTCGCGCAACTGGTCGAGGACGCCGGCGAACGCGACCTCTTCGCGTTCTTCGGGCATGCCGTGGCTCAGGCCGCGGCGAAGAAGGCCGCCGTCGACCTGCTCGCCGGGTCCGGGATCGACATCCGGGTTCCGGACGCGCTGGGCCACCTCAGCGACGCGGTGGGGAGGCTGCTGACCCAGGCCCAGGACGCCGGGGCGGTAGCCGCGTCGGTCCGGCTGCCCGAGGTGATGGCGCTGCTGGCCAGCCTGTGTCAGGGCGCCCTGCACGGCGGGTGGGACGACCACCTGCAAGCCCGCACACTCGCGGTTGTCTTCGCCGGCCTGAAGGGGTGTTAA
- a CDS encoding ABC transporter permease, with protein MSQATEVSTAASHQDDLGYAGGVRGLLWLTWRQHRWTLIGTLILAAVLVGWMTYLSVELTSLWHQCHETFCPEDSPQGRRLGGSSPLVMTLAALSLVVQWMPLLIGVFVGVPVLTREHEQRTLLLAWSQDVSPQRWLWTRLALLGLFVAAVTSAVAGVSDHLERLQARLAPVTLFDYGPFINTAMLPAVISLCWFAVGVALGAAIRRTLPAVFGVIVGFVGLSYLVRWRYPTLREPLTAHRPIGGPNLDVLRDNALVVKGGLINYGLDGPSGAFDPSGRELSGVELQQLCPPDNGTGRTLACFAEHHLQQHIQYQPGSRIPEFHLIVAGGYLALAALALVAVWWLVRRTDLSAG; from the coding sequence ATGAGCCAGGCCACCGAGGTGTCCACCGCCGCGAGCCACCAGGACGACCTCGGGTACGCCGGTGGCGTACGCGGTCTGCTCTGGCTGACCTGGCGTCAGCACCGCTGGACCCTGATCGGCACGTTGATCCTGGCGGCGGTCCTGGTGGGCTGGATGACCTACCTGTCGGTGGAGCTGACCAGCCTGTGGCACCAGTGCCACGAGACGTTCTGCCCGGAGGACTCGCCGCAGGGCCGGCGGCTCGGGGGATCGTCCCCCCTGGTCATGACCCTGGCCGCCCTGTCGTTGGTGGTGCAGTGGATGCCGCTGCTGATCGGTGTGTTCGTCGGCGTCCCGGTGCTGACCAGGGAGCACGAGCAGCGCACCCTGCTGCTGGCCTGGAGTCAGGACGTCTCCCCGCAGCGCTGGCTGTGGACCAGGCTGGCACTGCTCGGCCTGTTCGTGGCCGCCGTGACCTCGGCCGTCGCCGGCGTCAGCGACCATCTGGAGCGACTCCAGGCCCGGCTCGCCCCGGTGACCCTGTTCGACTACGGGCCGTTCATCAACACCGCGATGCTGCCGGCGGTGATCAGCCTCTGCTGGTTCGCGGTGGGCGTCGCACTCGGCGCCGCGATCAGGCGCACACTCCCCGCCGTGTTCGGCGTGATCGTGGGCTTCGTCGGCCTGTCCTACCTGGTCCGGTGGCGCTACCCCACGCTGAGGGAGCCGCTGACCGCGCACCGGCCCATCGGCGGGCCGAACCTCGACGTGCTGCGCGACAACGCCCTGGTCGTCAAGGGTGGATTGATCAACTACGGATTGGACGGGCCGTCCGGCGCGTTCGACCCCTCCGGGCGTGAGCTGAGCGGCGTCGAGCTGCAACAGCTCTGTCCGCCCGACAACGGCACCGGCCGGACGCTCGCCTGCTTCGCGGAGCACCACCTCCAGCAGCACATCCAGTACCAGCCGGGCAGCCGGATCCCCGAGTTCCACCTGATCGTCGCCGGCGGCTACCTGGCCCTGGCCGCGCTGGCGCTCGTCGCCGTCTGGTGGCTCGTCCGCCGCACCGACCTCAGCGCGGGTTGA
- a CDS encoding ABC transporter ATP-binding protein, with product MSGQPVAVEARDLSRRYGAVWALRDCGFALPANRIVALVGANGAGKSTLLSIIAGTLAASSGTLLVHGRPVARGRSTDGGGRVAILAQDKPLYRDFTVSDMLRFGRSTNRVWDQRRALSWLRRFDVPLDRRCGKLSGGQRAQVALAVALGSRPAVLLLDEPLANLDPVARTEVTGELMAEAAEDDMTVMLSTHIIAELSGVGDHLLLLDAGRPVLTGDVEDLLDGHVRMTGPRADQPPGPGTVVQAQHTERQSTFVLRRPAAPTAHAVVAPGWTVQPVALDELILTYLRASSRAPHEREAAA from the coding sequence GTGAGCGGCCAGCCGGTCGCCGTCGAGGCCCGCGACCTCAGCCGGCGCTACGGCGCGGTGTGGGCGCTGCGGGATTGCGGCTTCGCGTTGCCCGCGAACCGGATCGTGGCGCTCGTCGGCGCGAACGGCGCGGGCAAGTCGACGCTGCTGAGCATCATCGCCGGCACGTTGGCGGCCAGCAGCGGCACGCTGCTCGTGCACGGCCGGCCGGTGGCGCGGGGCCGGTCCACCGACGGGGGCGGCAGGGTCGCGATCCTGGCCCAGGACAAGCCGCTCTACCGCGACTTCACCGTGTCGGACATGCTCCGCTTCGGCCGGTCGACCAACCGCGTGTGGGACCAGCGGCGCGCGCTGTCGTGGCTGAGGCGCTTCGACGTCCCCCTGGACCGGCGCTGCGGCAAGCTGTCCGGCGGGCAGCGGGCGCAGGTCGCGTTGGCGGTCGCGCTGGGCTCCCGCCCGGCGGTGCTGCTGCTGGACGAACCCCTCGCCAACCTGGACCCGGTGGCCCGCACCGAGGTGACCGGCGAGTTGATGGCGGAGGCCGCCGAGGACGACATGACCGTCATGCTGTCGACGCACATCATCGCCGAGCTGAGCGGCGTCGGTGACCACCTGCTGCTGCTCGACGCGGGTCGGCCCGTGCTCACCGGCGACGTCGAGGACCTGCTCGACGGCCACGTCCGGATGACCGGACCCCGCGCCGACCAGCCGCCCGGCCCGGGCACGGTCGTCCAGGCGCAGCACACCGAACGCCAGTCCACCTTCGTCCTCCGGCGGCCGGCGGCACCGACGGCGCACGCCGTCGTGGCACCCGGCTGGACCGTCCAGCCCGTCGCCCTGGACGAGCTGATCCTGACCTACCTCCGGGCGTCGTCCCGGGCGCCGCACGAGCGGGAGGCAGCCGCATGA
- a CDS encoding bifunctional glycosyltransferase/CDP-glycerol:glycerophosphate glycerophosphotransferase has protein sequence MTLISFVVPAYRVQGYLRECLDSILDQPFGDLEVIGVDDASPDDSGEILAEYAARDARVHPVRLAENVGLGPARNIGLDRAVGEYVWFVDGDDWLVPGCLPHVADRLRDTRPDVLLVDHVRAHWNNVGTRSAMRDVFPEPPGATTFALRDRPETLRLLHTAWNRLVRREFLVERGLRFEPGWYEDVSFSYPALMAADRIGVLDRVCLNYRQRRTGAITRTRGDRHFEVFAQWHRVFRLMDRWGPAVAGLRPAIFERMVWHHLTVLGNGDRIAPELRAPFFAQMHADYVRFLPPEGYPVPPGVEGLKHRLVAAGRWRTFSALREAHQAGEVARRTAVGARRRVAPVVRRTARRARDTALREYYRAELRRPIDPTLAVYAAYWYRGYSCNPAAIYEAARRLAPQVRGVWIVRRDRVAALPPGVEYVIAGTREYHRVLARAHWLVNNVNFPDFVRKRQGSVHVQTHHGTPVKVMGLDQQRFPVGAMGMNFAGLLRRVDRWDYSITSNSFSTQMWERAYPADYTTLEVGYPRNDRLVRATPEECRRARAALGLGADEYVVLYAPTHREHLPGWRPPFDPDRMRDVLGPAGRLLMRSHYFHDRERHPGGPAADGVLDVSAHDRVEDLYLAADVLVTDYSSAMFDYGVLDRPIVVYAPDWDAYRVARGVYFDLLAEPPGAVAVDFPGLLDVFRSGAVDDETARRARAAFRDRFCALDDGRAAERVVRRVFLHEPA, from the coding sequence ATGACGCTGATCAGCTTCGTCGTGCCGGCCTACCGGGTGCAGGGCTACCTGCGGGAGTGTCTCGACTCGATCCTCGACCAGCCGTTCGGCGACCTCGAGGTGATCGGGGTGGACGACGCGTCCCCGGACGACAGCGGCGAGATCCTGGCCGAGTACGCGGCCCGCGACGCCCGGGTCCACCCGGTCCGGCTCGCCGAGAACGTCGGGCTCGGTCCGGCCCGCAACATCGGGCTGGACCGGGCCGTCGGCGAGTACGTGTGGTTCGTCGACGGGGACGACTGGCTGGTGCCCGGCTGCCTGCCGCACGTCGCCGACCGGCTCCGCGACACCCGCCCGGACGTGCTGCTGGTGGACCACGTCCGGGCGCACTGGAACAACGTCGGCACCCGCAGCGCCATGCGTGACGTCTTCCCGGAGCCACCCGGCGCGACCACGTTCGCGCTGCGGGACCGGCCGGAGACGCTGCGGCTGCTGCACACCGCCTGGAACCGCCTGGTCCGCCGGGAGTTCCTGGTCGAACGCGGGCTCCGCTTCGAGCCGGGCTGGTACGAGGACGTCTCGTTCAGCTATCCGGCGTTGATGGCGGCCGACCGGATCGGGGTGCTGGACCGGGTCTGCCTGAACTACCGGCAGCGCCGCACCGGGGCGATCACCCGGACCCGGGGCGACCGGCACTTCGAGGTGTTCGCCCAGTGGCACCGGGTGTTCCGGCTGATGGACCGGTGGGGTCCGGCGGTGGCCGGGCTGCGGCCGGCGATCTTCGAGCGGATGGTCTGGCACCACCTGACCGTGCTCGGCAACGGCGACCGGATCGCGCCGGAACTGCGGGCCCCGTTCTTCGCCCAGATGCACGCCGACTACGTCCGCTTCCTGCCGCCCGAGGGTTATCCGGTCCCGCCGGGCGTGGAGGGGCTCAAGCACCGCCTGGTGGCGGCCGGGCGGTGGCGGACGTTCAGCGCGTTGCGCGAGGCCCACCAGGCGGGGGAGGTCGCCCGGCGGACCGCCGTGGGAGCCCGCCGGCGGGTGGCGCCGGTGGTCCGGCGTACCGCCCGGCGGGCGCGGGACACCGCGTTGCGCGAGTACTACCGGGCCGAGCTGCGCCGGCCGATCGACCCGACGCTGGCGGTCTACGCGGCCTACTGGTACCGCGGTTACTCGTGCAACCCGGCCGCGATCTACGAGGCCGCGCGGCGGCTCGCGCCGCAGGTGCGCGGGGTGTGGATCGTGCGGCGGGACCGGGTGGCCGCGTTGCCGCCGGGGGTGGAGTACGTGATCGCCGGGACGCGGGAGTACCACCGGGTGCTGGCCCGGGCGCACTGGCTGGTCAACAACGTCAACTTCCCGGACTTCGTCCGCAAGCGCCAGGGTTCGGTGCACGTGCAGACCCACCACGGCACGCCGGTCAAGGTGATGGGGTTGGACCAGCAGCGCTTCCCGGTCGGCGCGATGGGGATGAACTTCGCCGGGCTGCTGCGCCGGGTGGACCGCTGGGACTACAGCATCACCTCGAACAGCTTCTCGACGCAGATGTGGGAGCGGGCGTACCCGGCGGACTACACCACGCTGGAGGTCGGCTACCCGCGCAACGACCGGCTGGTCCGGGCGACGCCCGAGGAGTGCCGCCGGGCCCGCGCCGCGCTCGGCCTGGGAGCCGACGAGTACGTGGTGCTCTACGCGCCGACGCACCGCGAGCACCTGCCCGGCTGGCGGCCACCGTTCGACCCGGACCGGATGCGCGACGTGCTCGGCCCCGCCGGACGGCTGCTGATGCGCAGCCACTACTTCCACGACCGGGAGCGTCACCCGGGGGGACCGGCGGCGGACGGCGTGCTGGACGTGAGCGCCCACGACCGGGTGGAGGACCTCTATCTGGCCGCCGACGTGCTGGTCACCGACTACTCCTCGGCGATGTTCGACTATGGCGTGCTGGACCGGCCGATCGTGGTCTACGCCCCGGACTGGGACGCGTACCGGGTGGCCCGGGGCGTCTACTTCGACCTGCTCGCCGAGCCGCCGGGCGCGGTGGCGGTGGACTTTCCCGGGCTGCTCGACGTGTTCCGCTCCGGCGCGGTCGACGACGAGACGGCCCGGCGGGCGCGGGCGGCGTTCCGGGACCGGTTCTGCGCGCTCGACGACGGGCGCGCCGCCGAGCGGGTGGTGCGGCGGGTCTTTCTCCACGAACCGGCGTGA
- a CDS encoding Scr1 family TA system antitoxin-like transcriptional regulator: MGYLDNQLHGTIVERTADVNSLRQTWESVRAEAMPHGATLAVISEAAKRWS; the protein is encoded by the coding sequence GTGGGCTACCTCGACAATCAGTTGCACGGCACCATTGTGGAGCGGACAGCAGACGTAAACTCGCTGCGGCAGACCTGGGAGTCCGTCCGCGCGGAGGCCATGCCGCACGGGGCGACCCTGGCGGTGATCTCGGAGGCGGCGAAGCGATGGAGCTGA
- a CDS encoding nuclear transport factor 2 family protein produces the protein MTPAEVFDRMRARWLANLPTYEAGSLADDVVIETPFAAPGHPTRTEGKRQVLDWTRAARAEFPVRFDDCRNVVVHETVDPDVIVVEYELVGTHTTTGVTASAPFIGVLRTRDGKLAHWREYQHTLAIAQAMQPPR, from the coding sequence ATGACGCCAGCCGAGGTCTTCGACCGCATGCGAGCCCGGTGGCTCGCGAACCTGCCCACCTACGAGGCGGGCTCCCTCGCCGACGACGTGGTGATCGAGACGCCGTTCGCCGCACCCGGCCACCCGACGCGCACCGAGGGGAAGCGGCAGGTCCTCGACTGGACCCGAGCCGCTCGGGCGGAGTTCCCGGTCCGGTTCGACGACTGCCGCAACGTGGTCGTGCACGAGACCGTCGACCCCGACGTGATCGTGGTCGAATACGAACTGGTCGGCACGCACACGACGACCGGGGTGACCGCTTCGGCGCCGTTCATCGGGGTGCTGCGGACCCGGGACGGCAAGCTCGCCCACTGGCGCGAGTACCAGCACACGCTCGCCATCGCGCAGGCCATGCAGCCTCCGCGATGA
- a CDS encoding ABC transporter ATP-binding protein, whose protein sequence is MTTVALKDVTKVFQDGTIAVDTINLDVNDGEFMVLLGPSGCGKSTVLRMVAGLEDPTSGAVMLGGELANDLPPRDRKIAMVFQDFALYPHMTVGDNIGFPLRLSGVEPGPRGERIQDVAGALGIGDVLARKPSQLSGGQRQRVAMGRAIVRRPGLFLMDEPLSNLDSGLRAELRAEISGLTRELGVTTIYVTHDQAEALTMADRVAIMRKGVLQDVGTPTQVYGRPATLYVAAFLGSPRMNLLEASVYVHLDRYVALNLGEQALYLPWDDIRSRAVAHYHGERIVVGMRAEALTPVAPDTPGDVLHGRIRYLEHHGHESLAFLDIGATAIVVDEMGTPVERAAPGQRSLRRFGQVMQRLTGRAAESAPAAAPAPNGGGGGNRTSVLPDPGRHHRRPAELAVRLAPYPQVASGHPLAVQVRMDALHFFDERGDRIDVGWR, encoded by the coding sequence GTGACCACCGTCGCGCTCAAGGATGTCACCAAGGTGTTCCAGGACGGAACGATCGCGGTCGACACCATCAATCTGGACGTCAACGACGGCGAGTTCATGGTGCTGCTCGGCCCGTCGGGCTGCGGCAAGTCCACCGTGCTGCGGATGGTGGCCGGGCTGGAGGATCCCACCTCCGGCGCGGTCATGCTCGGTGGTGAACTCGCCAACGACCTGCCGCCGCGGGACCGGAAGATCGCCATGGTCTTCCAGGACTTCGCGCTCTATCCGCACATGACCGTCGGTGACAACATCGGCTTCCCGTTGCGGCTCTCCGGGGTCGAGCCCGGGCCGCGTGGCGAGCGGATCCAGGACGTGGCCGGCGCGCTGGGCATCGGCGACGTGCTCGCGCGCAAGCCCAGCCAGCTCTCCGGCGGCCAGCGGCAGCGGGTCGCCATGGGCCGGGCGATAGTGCGCCGCCCCGGCCTCTTCCTGATGGACGAGCCGTTGTCCAACCTGGACAGCGGGCTCCGCGCCGAGCTGCGGGCGGAGATCTCCGGCCTCACCCGCGAGCTGGGCGTCACCACCATCTACGTCACCCACGACCAGGCCGAGGCGCTCACCATGGCCGATCGGGTCGCCATCATGCGCAAGGGCGTGCTCCAGGACGTGGGCACCCCCACCCAGGTGTACGGCCGGCCGGCCACGCTCTACGTCGCCGCCTTCCTGGGCAGCCCCCGGATGAACCTGCTGGAGGCGTCCGTCTACGTCCACCTCGACCGGTACGTCGCGCTGAACCTCGGTGAGCAGGCGCTCTACCTGCCGTGGGACGACATCCGCAGCCGGGCCGTGGCGCACTACCACGGCGAGCGGATCGTGGTCGGCATGCGGGCCGAGGCGCTCACCCCGGTCGCCCCGGACACCCCGGGCGACGTGCTGCACGGCCGGATCCGCTACCTGGAGCACCACGGCCACGAGTCGCTGGCCTTCCTCGACATCGGCGCCACCGCGATCGTGGTCGACGAGATGGGCACCCCGGTCGAGCGGGCCGCACCCGGGCAGCGCAGCCTGCGCCGGTTCGGTCAGGTGATGCAGCGGCTGACCGGTCGCGCGGCGGAGTCCGCGCCCGCCGCGGCCCCCGCACCCAACGGCGGTGGCGGTGGCAACCGCACCAGCGTGCTGCCCGACCCGGGCCGGCACCACCGCCGCCCGGCGGAGCTGGCGGTACGGCTGGCGCCGTACCCGCAGGTGGCCTCCGGGCATCCGCTCGCGGTGCAGGTGCGGATGGACGCGCTGCACTTCTTCGACGAGCGCGGCGACCGCATCGACGTCGGCTGGCGCTGA
- a CDS encoding YybH family protein, which translates to MDRKQVADWIAAYEQAWRTPGTAALDSIFTADATYRQGPYREPVVGLPAIARMWESEREGPDEVFEMTGRVVAVDGDTGVARVQVRYGDPADQEWQDLWIMRFVEDGRCRSFEEWPFAPEQRTAAAG; encoded by the coding sequence ATGGACAGGAAGCAGGTGGCCGACTGGATCGCGGCGTACGAACAGGCGTGGCGGACACCGGGAACGGCGGCGCTCGACTCGATCTTCACGGCCGATGCGACCTACCGGCAGGGGCCGTACCGGGAGCCGGTCGTCGGCCTTCCCGCCATCGCCCGGATGTGGGAGAGCGAGCGCGAGGGCCCCGACGAGGTCTTCGAGATGACCGGGAGGGTCGTCGCCGTCGACGGTGACACCGGGGTCGCCCGGGTGCAGGTGCGCTACGGCGACCCCGCCGACCAGGAGTGGCAGGACCTGTGGATCATGCGGTTCGTTGAGGACGGCCGGTGCAGGTCCTTCGAGGAGTGGCCGTTCGCGCCGGAACAGCGGACCGCCGCCGCCGGCTGA
- a CDS encoding DUF397 domain-containing protein, with the protein MELTGATWRKSTRSSGNSGDCVEVADNLPGVVGVRDSKDRQGPALTFTPASWAAFVAYTKRS; encoded by the coding sequence ATGGAGCTGACCGGCGCGACCTGGCGTAAGAGCACCCGCAGCAGCGGCAACTCCGGTGACTGCGTCGAGGTGGCCGACAACCTGCCCGGCGTGGTCGGCGTCCGCGACAGCAAGGACCGGCAGGGGCCGGCGCTGACGTTCACGCCGGCGAGTTGGGCGGCGTTCGTCGCGTACACCAAGCGTTCCTGA